From a single Pseudomonas sp. A34-9 genomic region:
- the rarD gene encoding EamA family transporter RarD, protein MSKGIALSVSASVLFAVMYYYTSLLTPLSGVEIFGWRMLLTVPCMTVFMLVSGEWRRVLELVRVVAAQPKLLAGLIVSAALLGVQLWLFMWAPLNGYSLDVSLGYFLLPLAMVLTGRIAYGESLSYLQKVAVFFATLGVLNELYQVGGFSWATLVVVIGYPLYFVLRKYLKTDHLGGLWVDMTLMLPVAYWFVQGGEQGFGVFDQYPGLMWLIPLLGLISASALVVYIIASRLLPFSLFGLLSYVEPVLLLGVALLLGESIKSGEWLTYIPIWLAVLVLIFEGFKHLTRQRRP, encoded by the coding sequence TTGTCTAAAGGTATCGCTCTATCGGTTTCAGCCTCGGTGCTGTTTGCCGTCATGTATTACTACACCTCGCTGCTCACACCGTTGAGTGGCGTAGAGATTTTCGGCTGGCGGATGCTGCTGACCGTACCGTGCATGACCGTGTTCATGCTGGTGTCCGGGGAATGGCGGCGGGTGCTGGAGCTGGTTCGTGTGGTCGCGGCGCAGCCAAAACTGCTCGCCGGGTTGATCGTCTCGGCTGCCCTGCTCGGTGTGCAACTGTGGCTGTTCATGTGGGCGCCGCTCAACGGCTACAGCCTCGACGTGTCGCTGGGCTACTTTCTGCTGCCGCTGGCGATGGTCCTGACCGGACGGATTGCCTACGGCGAGAGCCTGTCGTACCTGCAAAAAGTTGCGGTGTTCTTCGCCACCCTGGGCGTGTTGAACGAGTTGTATCAAGTCGGCGGTTTTTCCTGGGCGACACTGGTGGTCGTGATCGGTTACCCGCTGTATTTCGTCCTGCGCAAATACCTGAAAACCGACCACCTCGGCGGCTTGTGGGTCGACATGACCCTGATGCTGCCGGTCGCCTACTGGTTTGTGCAGGGCGGCGAGCAAGGTTTTGGCGTGTTTGATCAATACCCGGGGCTGATGTGGCTGATCCCGCTGCTCGGTCTGATCAGCGCGTCGGCGCTGGTGGTGTACATCATTGCCAGCCGTTTGCTGCCGTTCAGTCTGTTTGGCCTGTTGAGTTATGTTGAGCCGGTGCTGTTGCTTGGCGTGGCGTTGTTGCTCGGTGAGAGCATCAAGTCCGGGGAATGGCTGACGTATATTCCGATCTGGCTGGCGGTTTTGGTGCTGATCTTCGAAGGCTTCAAACACCTGACGCGGCAACGCCGCCCTTAA
- a CDS encoding acyltransferase family protein produces MLNRPVEVPRTPSRGLLFKLFADKVPAPAATATVGDRKPSIDYRADIDGLRAIAVLLVLIFHGGLAFFPSGFIGVDIFFVISGYLTTAIIMKSLHNGTFTFSGFYTRRIWRLQPAVIALLVATLIVTTLLYLPDDYVDFLKSEKYTSLIISNQYFSKVTTGYATPDAASLPLLHTWSLAIEWQWYLALPLGLWLLYRYLAKSLFKAAVLGLTLAAMALALYLSYSAPEKNYYFFTARIFELMIGSCAVIFSTGTFRLNRLSATLVCALALATIIYCATLEDILPGFPRYHAIAVCLATAALMFKGVGDASITSKLLAFKPLVFIGTLSYSLYLWHWPILAVMSYMGIALTPPMTIVYFVSTFVTAWLCYVLIENRFRKARLGFAKTLVVLMIVPAIGLSLLHAASVRQEGWPNRFNQGYNDVFNGLKASVPVTREACLGVSDGADPGCISGAAQAAPQILLMGDSFSNHYWGFVETLAKDANLAVLTQGYPACLALPGIYLYDVNKHTNGLYQKCHNAAQRYYDMIAKQHFKYVIVGQFWEAYLDDEIVTRLDDPRSPELSRQRLGTAIRKALDIIVESGATPVFLENTLPMPAGINTCLLQQVKLRGLMGSAEQSSLCATAPWSGAKEPVLEQLFNDLKSEYPGLIVIDPKIVQCKDDACMTTVDGLPVYRDIGHITDYASYKFGEMYLMRFGNPLKVVQ; encoded by the coding sequence ATGCTCAATCGCCCCGTTGAGGTACCCAGGACGCCTTCGCGCGGGCTGCTGTTCAAACTGTTTGCCGACAAGGTTCCTGCGCCAGCAGCGACCGCAACTGTCGGGGATCGCAAACCCTCTATTGATTACCGTGCGGACATCGACGGGCTGCGCGCAATCGCGGTGTTGCTGGTGCTGATTTTCCACGGCGGCCTGGCGTTCTTCCCGTCCGGGTTTATTGGCGTCGATATCTTCTTCGTGATCTCGGGTTATTTGACCACCGCAATCATCATGAAGTCGCTGCACAATGGCACGTTCACGTTCTCGGGGTTTTACACGCGGCGCATCTGGCGCCTGCAACCGGCCGTCATTGCGTTGCTGGTCGCAACGCTGATCGTCACCACGTTGCTTTACTTGCCCGATGACTATGTCGACTTTCTCAAAAGCGAGAAGTACACGTCGTTAATCATCTCCAACCAGTACTTTTCCAAAGTAACCACGGGTTACGCCACGCCCGATGCGGCCAGTCTGCCGCTCTTGCACACCTGGTCGCTGGCCATCGAATGGCAGTGGTATCTGGCGCTGCCATTGGGCCTCTGGTTGCTCTACCGTTATCTGGCGAAGAGCCTTTTCAAAGCGGCGGTGCTCGGCTTGACCCTGGCGGCCATGGCGCTTGCGCTGTACCTGTCTTATTCGGCTCCTGAAAAAAACTACTATTTCTTCACCGCGCGAATTTTCGAATTGATGATTGGCTCCTGCGCGGTCATCTTCAGCACGGGCACGTTCAGGCTCAATCGCCTGAGCGCCACGCTGGTCTGCGCGCTTGCGCTGGCGACGATCATCTACTGCGCCACCCTGGAAGATATCCTGCCGGGCTTTCCGCGCTACCACGCCATTGCCGTGTGCCTCGCAACGGCAGCCTTAATGTTTAAGGGTGTTGGCGATGCAAGCATCACTTCGAAACTGCTGGCGTTCAAACCGCTGGTGTTTATCGGCACGCTTTCGTACTCCTTGTACTTGTGGCACTGGCCGATCCTGGCGGTGATGAGTTACATGGGCATCGCGCTCACCCCGCCGATGACGATCGTTTACTTCGTATCCACGTTCGTCACAGCCTGGCTCTGCTATGTGTTGATCGAAAACCGCTTTCGAAAGGCCAGGCTCGGCTTTGCCAAAACCCTGGTCGTGCTAATGATCGTGCCGGCAATCGGCCTGTCCCTGCTCCACGCTGCCAGCGTCAGACAAGAAGGCTGGCCGAACCGCTTCAACCAAGGTTACAACGACGTGTTCAACGGCTTGAAAGCGTCTGTTCCGGTCACTCGCGAGGCATGCCTGGGAGTCAGCGATGGCGCCGACCCTGGCTGTATCTCGGGCGCCGCACAAGCTGCACCGCAAATATTGCTGATGGGCGATTCGTTTTCGAATCATTACTGGGGCTTTGTCGAAACACTGGCCAAGGATGCCAATCTTGCCGTGCTTACACAGGGCTATCCGGCGTGCCTCGCCTTGCCCGGAATCTACCTCTATGACGTGAATAAACACACCAACGGGCTTTATCAAAAATGCCACAACGCCGCTCAACGTTATTACGACATGATCGCGAAGCAGCATTTCAAGTATGTGATCGTGGGTCAGTTCTGGGAGGCCTATCTCGACGATGAGATCGTCACCAGACTCGATGACCCGCGCAGCCCGGAGCTGTCAAGACAACGCCTCGGCACAGCGATCCGCAAGGCCCTGGATATCATTGTCGAATCTGGTGCTACACCGGTCTTTCTGGAAAATACGTTGCCCATGCCTGCGGGGATCAACACGTGCTTGCTGCAACAGGTCAAATTGCGCGGATTAATGGGCAGTGCCGAGCAAAGCAGCCTCTGCGCCACTGCGCCATGGTCGGGCGCAAAAGAGCCGGTGCTGGAACAACTGTTCAATGACCTGAAGAGCGAATATCCCGGTTTAATCGTCATTGACCCGAAAATCGTGCAATGCAAAGACGACGCATGCATGACCACCGTCGACGGTTTGCCGGTCTATCGTGACATTGGTCATATCACCGATTACGCCTCCTACAAGTTCGGCGAGATGTATCTGATGCGCTTCGGCAATCCGTTGAAGGTTGTTCAGTGA
- a CDS encoding aldo/keto reductase: protein MSFRTLGHSGLQVSTLTLGTMMFGEQTSAEDSLRIIDKAWDQGINFIDTADVYTNGRSEEIVGEAIARHRHEWVLATKVGFGPVDGVPNRSGLSRKHIFNGIDASLTRLGTDYLDIYYLHREDHNTPLEVSVSAIGDLIRQGKIRYWGLSNYRGWRIAEVIRIADKLGVDRPVISQPLYNIVNRQAETEQITAAQTYGLGVVPYSPLARGVLSGKYAPDVQPDANSRAGRQDKRILETEWRVESLRIAQQIQQYTEQRGVGMVEFAIAWVLNNSAVTSAIVGPRTEAQWDAYTKAQAVKITAADEAFIDSLVTPGHASTPGFNDVSHFVSGRKLRLV, encoded by the coding sequence ATGAGCTTTCGCACACTCGGGCATTCGGGGTTGCAGGTGTCCACCCTCACCCTCGGTACGATGATGTTTGGCGAGCAGACCAGCGCTGAGGATTCGCTGCGTATCATCGACAAGGCCTGGGATCAGGGGATCAATTTCATCGACACCGCTGACGTCTACACCAACGGTCGCTCCGAAGAGATCGTCGGTGAAGCGATTGCCCGTCATCGGCATGAGTGGGTGCTGGCGACCAAGGTCGGTTTCGGCCCGGTGGACGGTGTGCCGAATCGCAGCGGCTTGAGCCGCAAACACATTTTTAATGGCATCGATGCCAGCCTGACCCGGCTCGGCACGGACTATCTGGACATTTATTACCTGCACCGCGAAGACCACAACACGCCGCTGGAAGTGAGCGTGTCAGCCATTGGCGATCTGATTCGCCAGGGCAAGATTCGTTATTGGGGGTTGTCGAACTATCGCGGCTGGCGGATCGCCGAGGTGATTCGCATCGCCGATAAACTCGGCGTGGACCGCCCGGTGATCAGCCAGCCGTTGTATAACATCGTCAACCGTCAGGCCGAGACCGAACAGATCACCGCAGCGCAAACCTACGGCCTGGGCGTGGTGCCTTACAGCCCGCTGGCGCGTGGGGTGCTCAGCGGCAAATACGCGCCGGATGTGCAGCCGGACGCCAACAGCCGCGCCGGTCGTCAAGACAAACGCATTCTGGAAACCGAGTGGCGCGTGGAATCACTGCGCATTGCCCAGCAGATTCAGCAGTACACCGAACAGCGCGGCGTCGGGATGGTGGAGTTTGCGATTGCCTGGGTGTTGAACAACAGCGCAGTGACGTCGGCGATTGTCGGGCCGCGCACCGAAGCGCAATGGGATGCGTATACCAAGGCACAGGCCGTGAAGATCACGGCAGCAGATGAGGCGTTTATCGATTCGCTGGTGACGCCGGGCCATGCATCGACGCCGGGATTCAACGATGTCAGTCATTTTGTGTCGGGGCGTAAACTGCGCCTGGTTTAA